The DNA region TCCATGATACAATGGAAATGTAACTGGTGGAATGGGACTTGATCAAgcgacacattttcaaaaatacagtGGGCCTTATGATGGAGTAAGAAATGTATGCTGTTTACATTTAATGTCAGCATGCAGTACCATGTAAGGTGGTGCATTTGTGTGCGCTTAAATCACTGGCGAGTTACACGCTGGCGtgcatttgcattgtttgttcgcATTAAATTAACTTTCCTAAGGTGAAGCTacgtgattgttttaaatacaccatgtgtaattgtctttgttttatattttatgttttgtttgacagtaaacttcagcttgaagcctctttttttttgaagaattgttcattgTTTGCCGAACTGCTGCTTGTAAAGTGAGTTGGGTGAACTTTTTGCTTGCAAATCAATGCAAAAAATATCGCCAGGACGACGGCTTGTATCGAAAGAAAACTCAGTGGcaatatgtttttgtgtgtttatttattttctcttcaaCTGTCAAAACCCAACACCGTTCCGTCAAGGTGTGGTCCTGCCCGCTGTTTGACCGGAAAAATTGTTGCCAACATTGTTGTGTAACAACAGGATTGGAATgaacactaaataaataaatacaaataaaaggttTACAGATAGTTGTGCAAAATGTACCATGCGAGCTGAACTGCGCTGTATCACTTGGTGAAAACGTGGCTTAAATCAAACAACTTCATGGCTTTAATCAAACACCTTCATGCTTTAAATAGGGGCAGGAAGCTTGAGCGATAGATGGCAACGTTAACTGCTTAAAGCACTGAACAATGTTTCAAAATCTTTACACATGGACTAAATGCACTCACGTCGTAAGTCTTAATGGCTTGTTATAGCCAATACCACCCCTGGATGCATGCACAAGTAGTtacttttctgaaaatgtactaCGTCTCAAATTCTTTCGGCGCGCAATCGATACGAAGCCTCTGAGCATCTGACTCACTGTGGAAGCCGATCCCTCAAATGTCTACCTTCACACAATCAAACCCAACAAGGCCTATTCACAGCCAAAGGCAAATGTGAGCGTGTGCACTGGAGAGGGGGAGGGTTGGGGTGCAACACGAACGCACCAATTGGAAGCAGATGTCACGTTTCCTGATTGTTGTCCCCGCAAGCAGGCACCTCACTTTTGATAAGCAGCCCTCGGGGTCGGGACGGCTGCAGCTGGGCAGCACCGGGTGAAGTATGCGCCGCGTCCACGGACCTgattgaaattgtgaaaaagccCGTTGTTTTCCTGCCAAGGGGAGAGAACGGGGTGGCTATCAATCGCTCTGACACGAATGAAGGGGAGGAAGGGGGATACGTGGGAGGGGGGGTTATTTGGTATAGTCAAGATACTGGGGATCAGCAGCCTGTTGTTTCAAAGAGGGTAGAGTTGCAAAGCACGCTGAACCCAAAGGGACCAGGCTCCGGTGTCACATTCCTCGGCATGCTCTTAACTCTCCAACTCAGGTTCATTAGGAGGAACGGATATGAAATTACAAAGCAAGATACTTCCATTTACTCCTTTATTTGTCAATTGGGAAAAGAGCAGGAAAAGATGCTATTTTTGATGTTCTGATTCATCTATTTGGTGCTAGTGTGAGCTGAAGATTCAGGGAGAGGCACGACTCCAAAAAGATGGATAGCAATCCCACTTGCACAGCTCGTCATCCTGAATAAACTGAAAGAAGACAGCATGGAGTCGCCGAATGTTACGCTGATTAAATAAGGCCACCACAGCACCAACTTTATGTCTTTGTGAAGACAGAAGCTTTGATGTGTACAAGGGCAATGTTGttcattttgttaaaaataatctAATCTGAAAGGTCAAGGTTTTGACCACTCATGACCGACCGTCAAGCACAGACCGGCGATTTGAAGAAACTATTTTAGCCCGTCCGTCACGTCGTTTGGTACCAGCTAAATCAAGACCGAGCATGGCATTCACACGTCGAGCTTGAAGAAAACATCTGCTAGGAACAGAGAGGTCTTTATTGAAATGGTCATAGTGGGTCACAACAGCTCCAGTGTTGACAATAAGCTTTTAAATCAGCATGCAATTACATTTAGTTTACAGCTGGCAAACCTAAATGGGACAATTCCCAGAAAAATAAGTGCCTGTGTGCCACATCCATCACATGGTTTTAGACGGGACGCTAGCAGAACTTTGGGGATGTTGTTGGTCCAATGAAGACCACAGATGCCACATTATTTGGCACGAGGCGTTGCAACGGGGAATAAAACACGTCGAAAGTGTAAAGAAAGGCAGGGCGAGTTCTGTGCGGCCATGGGAAACATCTTGCTTGCTCTTTTTTTGTCCCGAGGAATGAAATAAAGAACACATGTAGTGAGAGGAGATGGTTATGGTCTGGATCTTGACACGTTTCTCTCCCGAACGTGGGAAGGTGTGTACGGCTCACCTCGGAGGATGCCTGGGATTAGCCGTGCGTGACTGGGAGAAGGGCGAGCAGTTGGCGAGGGGCGTGGGGCAGGCAGGCTTCTATCCCGCCACATTCCTCCATCCCGAGTCCcaaaagatggggggggggataccGCAGCAGTCCCTCAAAATGCTGTCTGGTCGGAAAATCGTAAATGGGAGTGATGACGTCAACACAAAAGGTCAAGACTAATTAGGACCATGGTGGTACTGGAGgttttctgtgtttgtgcaACGAGAGACACACCTGCTGATCACAAAATGTTCATTGTAGGAAATGGTAGGGGTGGGGaagtccgtgtgtgtgtgtgtgtgtggagggggggtgggggggggtatTCCGTTTGATGTGGAGTACAGTGGAAACTCCAAGGTAGCTCAAAATCCATTCTGGGTAACTCGTCAAACTATTTGTCCGGATTTCTAAAAATGTTCCCCTAAACTATAAAtaaactttgaacattaaacctTATAACTACACAGATGGCTGTCATACTAAAAAGAAGTGAACCGCTATTAATGGGAAACCCTTAATACAACAAAAACTTCAGTCCGTTTTTTGACTCTCAGTTAGcaagtataaaaataagttaCGGATGCCACTGTAATCCGTAAAAACTAAACACTCGCTCTTAACTTTGACAAGTTTGATAACTATGGTGACGTTGGCGCCTTTGAATGCGCGTCCGCTTGCTTCATGTAACTTCTTTGTTGAGTGTTGTCCTTCTATTGGTAAgtgtctctctcactcacacacacacacacacacacacacacacacacacacacacacacacacaaagctaaACGCAGTCAGTGGATAGTCACTGAACTGAGCTCTAGTGAGGTACGCTGATGTCTTGTGTTTGAACTCCaattttggggcatttttttgacaaaatgttggTTAAatttgactttagaggttccgctgtatttgacaaaattaaaaagaaacgaTATGGTATGACACACTCCATACACACAGCAGACAATAGTATAATTTCTCGGGAAAATGAAAACCAGAAAACATCAATTATGTCTTGCGACATTTATGAATAAATCACTTTGCCAAAACAAGACAGTTTGATtgaattcaattacattttgagCAACATTCTACTCCATTTTTATGAGAAGAAGGTTCTGCAAAAAAGGGTGCGGTCATGTTTCGCAAAACCGCCAACTCAAAAGTATAAATCAGCCATGAATCAATAGTTGTGGCTATGTCAAAATGTGTCAAAGGCAGCGAGGTGCTGTGGGGTTCAAGGGCCACTCGCAATCATTAATCAAAACACCAGTCTGATATTTTGTAACACCACTGATGGAGGTTCACCTCAGCCTGCTACAGCTCCCCCGCTGAGAGGGGAGGGGTCACCGAGCAACGCAACAACACACCTTCACTTTTCAGCACTCCGCCGCTTGAGTGAGTCACGTTCTGTGTAACAAAACCAATTTACGCACCAGCCACTTTCAACCTCATCCCTTTTACGGTGAAATAAACAAGCGGACCACGCCGATACGGAAAGGAAGATGGCATCTGTAGATGACAGCCTGCAGGCCAGGGTTGTAAAAAACAGACGCACAAGGTCAGAGAATGATTGTCCTGTTATGTAGTCGCCACCAAATATTCTGGACAATGTAATATATAGTATTTGCTGGCTACCATAAAATCCTCCCAAAGTTATGCGTGGTTAAATTAGCGTTTATTAAAACAACTAATAGTCCATTTAGAAGGTCCAGCGCCGGAGAGAGTAACATGGAGTATATTACGTATAACACGTTTGCAAAAtgattgttcttaaaaaaagtgctttattCTGAAACCTTCATATATACACAAGCGAGCATGTCCACGTTTGTTAGCTTGACACGTGGCGAAACCTTCAAAAAGGTCAGCCCTGTGTATGTTGCAAAGTATAGAAACCATATTTCCGCTACACACTTACGTACGTAGAATATAACGAGCAGCTGTCGTGGACAGTTGCGAACACAGAGCATGCCAGAGGGCCTCCTTGCAGATTAAACGGCCCGagcacctgcacacacacaacacgctGCGCTGACCGCGGTGGCACCCGCTAGTCACGTCGATTTACCGGGTTAGCACCCAGCAGACGTGTGGCACTGCAGAATCAACAAATATATTCTGTAATAACCAATCCTGGAGTagacatggtttttttttttgtctctcttgcGCATCCTCATTTCCCATTGCCATAAAATGTCAGACCGATAGCTAAGCAGACATGGTGATAATATGAGTGAAACCAAGAACGGAATAAATTGACAATTGAGTCGAGCAATTTTTAACGAGGCAAGTTCAGTGCAGTCATGGAAAAATGCTGGAACTTAATACTGCACAACCTAGCGTTTTCAGATATCCCAAGAGTTCAAATAATTCTGATGTGAATTCACAAGGGCTCTAAAAAATGTAGGAGACCTCAGTCCATGTGGTGTACAGAATTTTCCATGTGCAAAATGGATATGtttgttttaacaacaaaaGGATAAATGGGGAATAAGTGGGATTCGTCATCTTTCTAATTACATCATGAACAAAACCTTGGAGAGCACAGCAACCTTCAATTGCAAGTAAACAAACCAAATGAGTATAAATGTTTTCTGATGTTATACCTTTATGAAATAATACCTATGCAATCtgcagatgtacagtatatcaatgggatttatggaagaaaaaaaaaatcaccataaaCCCAATTGCACTGTCTGAAGCCAAGTTTGTGAcagcttaaaaaagaaaagagcccACATCTAAATGAAAGCCGCATGTGAACAAAGCCACGAACAATACGACAATTTAAAGAGGGCAGGAAGCAGCAAAACTAACACGGCGAGTGAGCGAGAGCGTAATGAGATCTGCAGAGTCGATGCATTATAGGAATGCTTGGAAACTGAGGTAATGATGGTGGTGTTTTGGCAGCGCAGCGCAAATGTGGGCAGCAGGAATGCCGTGTTTTGGTTTGATCGCCGGACCCTCCTCGCTTGCAATTTGACCTGTCACGCCAACAAAAGGCTTCAAGCGCACCAACGGCTCAGTGTCAGCACAGGGTGGGGTCCCAAAAGGAtagaacaaatacaaatatatcgCAGCGGAAAGTCACAAGATAGCAATAACACATTAAAACTCAATTTTCGAGTCTTAAATTGTGAGGGAAGGACCGGAAAATGACTTAATGACCATCACATAACTCAAAACAGTTGGGAAAGTATTCAGTGGTGGTTTAACCTTGGCTAAACACCCAATCAAGGCGTCATCACACTATGTAATACGTTCAATTACCTCACCATCGATCTGTGAAACTCTTAACTCAAAAGCCTGATTAACTGTGAGTGCATGCGACCATGTGAAGCCAAATTTCCTGAATCAACTTGTAAATGCAAATATTATAGCACAAGTGCATAACTGTTGAACACATTTCTATCCAAGTTAGGCTTGGCATGGGAAAAAGAAAGCTATGCCGCTGATATTTGTACGCCAAGACTAAACAAAGCTCCAGTTTGATGGACAGAACGCGTCACTGTATTTGGTGTGAAACGCTCTCTTCTGGCATGCAGCGCGtcactacaataataaatatttttcgcACTTTGGCACAAGTCTACCGTGTCCCCTCTGGCATGTTCAAATTTTCCTGGGAAGTTTTCAGCCTCCTTCCCAGTGGGAGGTGGGCGCATTTGGCTGGCAGGGCCAAGTCTCGTAGTGAGGGACGGTTTATTTGCTAAGGGCTCCAATGTTGACTTTTTTACTCCACAGCCGTTCATTGATTTAAGGTCTTGCTGGGAGATGAGATACTCTTATGGCTGTAAGTGCTCTATTGTATGCTGCGTGCCTTCCGGTCTGCACAGCCAAGGAATGTAAAGCATGGAGTATACAATCACTTCTTCCTCCCCTCTATTAGCGAGGATTACCTCGTAGGCATACATTAAACCTGACAAATCTGTTGTTGTGAAGCTCAAGTCCTGAAGTGGAGTCCCAATTTGACTGTAACTGGATGCTTTACTGTCCACCTTGTATAGTGTGAGTCTTCAAAATTGATCGGGTATGATTTCAACTCTTCTTTACAGCGGGGGTCAGAGCACAAGATGACGTCGTCGCCACGGGGGCAGCGTCTACCGTGGCCGCAGAAGAATACATCAGAGGAGACATGATCCCGATGACAACTGTCGCGCCTGGTAAGCTGGAATTCCTCCCTGGCAACCGTCTCTTGGACTCATTCATGTGTGACTTAAGGTCTCACTGTGGGCAAAAAGAAGCATCATAAAACACAAAGTAGTTCATATCCCTTACCAATAAAACTATTAACTACCACCAAACGTAGGACCCGGTCCAATACATATGGCATTATATTTCACTAGAAATGTTAAGATGTGACGTCAATAATGCTATTTAACTGCTATCATAATGCAGCCggatttatgacatttttggacACTTTGCTGGGTTTGACAGTGgcatttaaacatttacaagTTAATCAAAATGACAGGGTTGTTTTCTAAGACAACTTTGAACACATGCGCCGTATTTCTAGAAAATCGTTATTCCGCATTCGAGAAAACTAGGAATCGATATGATGAAAGCTTATGTGTAGACTGacaaatgttttgggaaaaatgcaaaaaaagactCTGATCAATGTCTAGATCTACACAACAActaataaatagaaaaatatgttacaggggtcctcagtttataaATGCGCTACATTCCGATGGCGTCAACATAAGAACTTGTAGATAAGAGGAAAGTGCCGTTGTCATTCACTAACCTACACCAATGCAATAGTAAAGATTGATTTaggaaatatttgtatgaaaaacacttctcggTCATAAGTAtaaaagaaagggaaaaaataataacggTGGTAACTGAGTGTGACTTCTTGTGCTGCGTTTTGACATTCTTACGCCGCTACGCAAACTACTTCATTGCGTGCCCTTCTTAACGTCGAAACGTCATATGCCGGTACCTTTGTAAACAGAGTACTCTCGCATTCATAGTGGCTGCCGACATTGCTGTACTATTTCTCATCTCCTTGAGGTCACGATACGATTTGCCCCACGATTAGAAATTCTAACAAGTTGGTAATTTCACCGGAAGGTCTGTAAGGCAATAAGTGCCCGGATAAATGTCAAGCTTCTGAATATTAGCGGTCGCGTAGTAACAAGCTACTTGCCATCATTTTGGACAGCCCACAGTAGACACAGAACGTCCGCATATCAGACTGTAAAGCATGTCCTCACCATTTCCATGTAATTCTCTCCTCAGAGACAAACAATCAACTATTTGACATTGTGATGGAAACCCAAGACACCGATCAGCAGACTACAGCGGCGCCGCCTGCGGAACAGACGGACCCGGAAAGCGAGGGAGAGGACACGGCTGAAGGGGGACAGTTCACAGTAGACGTGTACGCAGACGAACCCCAAATCCAGGAACAACAGACCGCCGCACCAGCACCGCCGGCGAGAGGTGACGGCCCAGAGAATATTCCCGAGGTGAGATGTCTCCACGGGACACGTCTCTGAGTTTTATTGTCAGGAAGCCTTTGCTGGTGCGCTCACCTTTGGATTGTACCATGTAGGGCGACGTGGTGTGTGTGAGCAAAGAGGTAGTCCAGGATAAAAACGCTGTCAATCTGAAACTCTTCCAATCTTCCAACTGTGTAAGTAAACGCGGTCCATTCTAATCGGTTTCTTGTGTGTATGCAAACTATAAAGAATGTACTTTCTTCTACCTTCCAATCAGCTACGCTTATTTTTGTCAACTGACTCACAATGAATGGTGACAAACACTACCTACGCATCAGTTCAACAACAATCTCTCATTTCGGTCACCTTGCAGAAAACTACCAAGGTGAAGATTCAAAGCGTTCTCCAAGAGTTGTGCGGGGAAGACTGCAAGCTAGAGATCTACCAGGAGGACAACACAGACCAGATCCTTGTATCTGGACAGTACGTTGAAGGTCAGCCATATGGGAGTAATGATGACGATACATATACACTGTAGTAGTTTAGTTTGGATGGTGTTCAATCTGATCAGCAGCGTGAATGAGGCTGGATTATAACTCAAGGCGTGCCTCTCCTGTTTTGCAGATGACATAAAAGGCATGGTCAACAAGTTCAACAATGACAACATCAAAGACAAGGTAAGAGAAACCGAGGTGAAAATGCTCAAATAATACattcacaattatttttgttttgctgagcAGGCTGGTGTGAAGGAAGCATTCCCTCACTGGAGGAAAAACTCTAAACTGGTGCTGGTTTCCCTGTTGCTGACTGGCCTGCTGCTGGCTGCTCTGCTGGTCGCCGGTTATTACTTTAAGACCCACCACAAGAATTCCAAAGGAGTCCGGCTGGTGAGTGGATAAAAGGACACAGACATTTTTAGAAAATTAGGGGGACAAGAAAACAGGAAACCAAGAACAGGCTCTGTGGGGTTTCATTTTAGGTGGAAATACCAAGAACCACAAGACGCTGGACTTTTTGCCTTGCCCAGATCACTCCTGCGATATAGTGCGGCTATATGCAAGCGATGGTAGTGATCAATAAAATGAtcaatttgttatatttaacAATTATGGAGGTCATGCAAAGTTTGATCAGTCACTGATGTTAAGTTGCAACATGATGGTTAATGGATTTCCCTATTGTGGCAGCAAACAACAGAAGCCCTAAATCAGTCCTAACCACCTTGCTCACTGAACAGGCTGCGGTGTAAATATCAAACAGATCGCGTGTTTGGTGCAGGATAGGGGCTGCTActggtatgaatattttaagaatAGTGGCGATCGGAATAACAAATTGTTGTAATTGTAACTCTAACGCAAAGACGCTGAACATGAACTAAACAGTTGCCAGTGGCACAAGAGTGGGAAAATGGATTAGCATGTGCCGGAAAATTGCCAGTCCACCATGTGGTCATACGGACGGACTTTTCAGGCACCCCAAAAGATTTACCGTCATGTGAATTGCAAGAAAATCATgccaaatacaaacatttttttcacggGGTAAATTGATTATCAATCACATTTATGATTCTCCTGTTGTCAGTTAATCACTGGCAAGGACAACCTCACTTAACTCAAACCAGTcgtcttttttcccctttttaatCTCGCCTCTTGCCACAAGGCTACACATGGTTTCAGTTCCTTTTTCTCAGTAGTTCATGACATCATCTTTTATATCGAGGTACCACATGAGGGTACGCCCATGCGAGCGTTTTGATGGAATTGCCTTTGCTCAAGTCCCCGGTTACTCAACGCTGTGCAACGCCGTCCCGAGTATCACATATCGTATGCGGAGATATTCTTATAGCCTGAGCCACTCCCTTGAAGTGAACGCCATCAGAGAGAATTAGTGTGATGAACGTATGCTAGATGACCTCCCGGCGGACGTCGTGCATCTATGTTCACACAGCTGAAAACCATAAAGTTCATTCAgaaagaatgtttttgtttactttggGGCTACGCCCGCACGTGCAAATGCATTCTCGCTTCACACATTCGTGCCTGATTGCGCATCCTATTTGAACAGGAAAATGAATTGTTTGGGTTGTGTGTGTTAGCTTGACAACAACCCTGGAAAAAGAAACAGAACAGTCTGCTGTGTGCTTTCTCCAGGCCGAGTCTTACCAGGTGGATGAAGAAAACCAGGCCAACACCCTGGTGTCCGTCGCCCCGCTGCCCCAGGAGCCCGTCAACAAGCCCGCCAACGGAGAAGCTCCACCAGAAAACGGGACCAATCCCGCCCCGACCACCAATGGGCACTCTGCCACCCAGACCCCGGTGGCCGACACAGAGATGTGAATCTTGACAGCAACTATAATCCCCCATCAACCACTGGTTCATTCTACCCACGATCCTCCTGTCCGCTGCCTTCAAGGCTTTCCACACTTTGGAGGGACAAATTGAGCAAAAACAACCGTCTTCCTTACCCTGCAACTCCACCACACAGAACAATGATGACGTCAGTGAGGTTCATAATGACATTAATGACAATGCCTGTAATGTGAATAGTTTGGGATGTCGGCCCTTCCAGGAGGACCCTGCATACAACGTATTTGGGACTTAAACTGATCAGCAGGGGGCTGACTTGGATGTGTCAGCGCCCCCTAACTTTAGTCTTGTAGAGTCAGTCGAGTAATGTCAAATATGTTCTGTTGATCCTCAACATGAATCCTTCTTTAATGTCAAGCAAAGGTCCAATAAGCCATACAGACCAGGTTTTAAATACTTGTAAAAAGGTTTGAGGCTAactgctttttttgtatttttgttctttgtcgTGGTACTGTCTGttaacattttctttgcttCCCTACCTGCTCGTAAGCTCATAAAAACTATCAAGTATACTAATTGCACTGTAGCAGGTAACAAATGGGACCCAATAATAGTTAccaatctgggat from Phycodurus eques isolate BA_2022a chromosome 10, UOR_Pequ_1.1, whole genome shotgun sequence includes:
- the si:ch211-286o17.1 gene encoding hematopoietic progenitor cell antigen CD34, with amino-acid sequence MAASSPQRAGLRASMLALAFLLVGSVMIAGVRAQDDVVATGAASTVAAEEYIRGDMIPMTTVAPETNNQLFDIVMETQDTDQQTTAAPPAEQTDPESEGEDTAEGGQFTVDVYADEPQIQEQQTAAPAPPARGDGPENIPEGDVVCVSKEVVQDKNAVNLKLFQSSNCKTTKVKIQSVLQELCGEDCKLEIYQEDNTDQILVSGQYVEDDIKGMVNKFNNDNIKDKAGVKEAFPHWRKNSKLVLVSLLLTGLLLAALLVAGYYFKTHHKNSKGVRLAESYQVDEENQANTLVSVAPLPQEPVNKPANGEAPPENGTNPAPTTNGHSATQTPVADTEM